The following are from one region of the Paenibacillus sp. JZ16 genome:
- a CDS encoding glycoside hydrolase family 3 N-terminal domain-containing protein, producing the protein MDYKDAAWPVSRRVEDLLERMTVEEKIGQLIQPFGWKAYIRNDDGTIKLTEEFKSQLAEGGIGSLYGTLRADPWTGVTLTNGLSPREGAEAVNAIQRYAMEHSRLGIPILFGEECSHGHMAIGATVFPVPLTIGSTWNTELFRSISRAVAAETRAQGGAATYSPVLDVVRDPRWGRTEETFGEDPHLVAEFAVAAVQGLQGERLDSHISLLATLKHFAGYGASEGGRNGAPVHIGQRELHEVDLLPFRKAVEAGALSVMTAYNEIDGVPCTSSRYLLQDVLREAWGFDGFVITDCGAIHMLACGHNTAGSGVEAAAQALKAGVDMEMSGTMFRAHLHQALEQGLITEDDLNMAAGRVLELKFRLGLFDRPYVDPAWAEQVIGCNEHTALAYHAAAEGIVLLKNEGGLLPLDSSSGTIAVIGPNAHAPYHQLGDYTSPQQPGQIVTVLDGIRRRLGDSRVLYAPGCRIQGDSREGFPHALACAEQADVIVMVLGGSSARDFGEGTIDLRTGASVVTGHAKSDMECGEGIDRSTLTLMGVQLELLQELHKLGKPVIVVYINGRPITEPWIDEHIPSIVEAWYPGQEGGSAIADMLFGDINPSGRLPLSIPKEVGQLPVNYNARRTRGKRYLETDLAPRYPFGFGLSYTEFRYGRLTVEPAVVPIGGEATVRIDVTNAGVRDGAEVVQLYVSDLAASVTRPEKALKGFCKVFLKAGETQEVTFTIGSEQLEMIDLDLKPVVEPGEFRIQVGPDSTRGEIASLMVEG; encoded by the coding sequence ATGGACTATAAGGACGCTGCATGGCCGGTTTCGCGGCGGGTCGAGGACTTGCTGGAGCGGATGACGGTCGAGGAAAAAATCGGACAGCTGATCCAGCCGTTCGGTTGGAAAGCTTACATAAGGAACGACGACGGTACGATCAAGCTAACCGAGGAGTTCAAGTCGCAGCTTGCGGAGGGAGGAATCGGTTCCTTGTATGGTACGCTGCGGGCCGATCCCTGGACCGGAGTGACGCTGACGAACGGACTGTCCCCGCGGGAAGGGGCAGAAGCGGTTAATGCGATTCAGCGTTATGCGATGGAGCACTCGCGGCTTGGGATTCCGATTTTGTTCGGGGAAGAATGCTCCCACGGACATATGGCAATCGGGGCGACGGTGTTCCCCGTACCGCTCACGATCGGAAGCACCTGGAACACGGAGCTGTTCCGCAGCATAAGCCGCGCCGTTGCCGCCGAGACAAGAGCTCAGGGGGGAGCGGCCACCTATTCGCCGGTGCTGGACGTGGTACGGGATCCCCGGTGGGGGCGTACCGAAGAAACCTTCGGCGAGGACCCCCATTTGGTGGCCGAATTCGCGGTTGCCGCCGTGCAGGGACTGCAAGGCGAGCGCCTGGATTCACATATCAGCCTGCTGGCTACGCTGAAGCATTTCGCAGGCTACGGCGCTTCCGAAGGGGGACGCAACGGGGCCCCAGTCCACATAGGACAACGGGAGCTTCACGAAGTCGATCTGCTGCCGTTCCGCAAAGCCGTTGAAGCGGGTGCCTTGTCGGTCATGACGGCCTATAATGAAATCGACGGAGTCCCCTGCACGTCCAGCCGGTACCTGCTGCAAGATGTACTTCGCGAGGCGTGGGGCTTTGACGGCTTCGTCATTACCGATTGCGGCGCGATCCATATGTTAGCATGCGGTCACAATACGGCCGGATCGGGAGTGGAGGCGGCGGCCCAGGCGCTGAAGGCCGGTGTCGACATGGAGATGTCAGGGACCATGTTCCGGGCACATCTTCACCAAGCGCTGGAGCAAGGGCTGATCACTGAAGACGATCTGAATATGGCAGCCGGACGCGTGTTGGAGCTGAAGTTTCGTCTGGGGCTCTTTGATCGGCCTTATGTAGATCCAGCCTGGGCAGAGCAGGTCATAGGCTGCAACGAGCATACCGCACTAGCCTACCATGCAGCGGCTGAAGGCATCGTGCTCCTGAAGAACGAGGGGGGCCTGCTGCCTCTGGATTCGAGCAGCGGAACCATTGCCGTCATTGGCCCCAACGCCCATGCGCCGTACCATCAGCTTGGCGATTACACCTCCCCCCAGCAGCCGGGGCAGATCGTAACGGTGCTGGACGGCATCCGCCGACGGCTGGGAGACAGCCGCGTTCTATATGCCCCGGGCTGCCGTATTCAAGGCGATTCAAGGGAAGGGTTCCCTCACGCGCTGGCGTGCGCGGAACAGGCCGATGTCATCGTAATGGTGCTTGGCGGCTCCAGTGCACGGGATTTCGGGGAGGGTACCATCGATCTGAGAACTGGTGCCTCGGTCGTGACCGGGCATGCAAAGAGCGATATGGAATGCGGGGAAGGCATTGACCGCTCGACCCTGACGCTGATGGGCGTGCAACTGGAGCTGCTGCAGGAGCTCCATAAGCTCGGAAAGCCCGTGATTGTTGTCTATATCAACGGACGGCCGATTACAGAGCCGTGGATCGACGAGCACATCCCTTCCATCGTGGAAGCCTGGTATCCCGGCCAAGAGGGAGGCAGCGCCATTGCGGACATGCTGTTTGGCGATATCAACCCGTCCGGCCGTCTGCCGCTGTCCATTCCGAAGGAGGTTGGCCAGCTGCCGGTCAATTACAATGCCAGACGGACTCGGGGCAAGCGTTACCTGGAGACGGATCTTGCGCCACGGTATCCATTCGGCTTCGGCTTAAGCTATACGGAATTCCGTTACGGCCGTCTGACGGTTGAGCCGGCCGTCGTTCCCATAGGCGGCGAAGCCACGGTCCGGATCGACGTGACCAACGCGGGAGTACGGGACGGCGCGGAAGTCGTTCAGCTGTACGTCTCGGATCTGGCCGCTTCCGTTACCCGTCCCGAGAAGGCGCTGAAAGGGTTCTGCAAGGTGTTCCTGAAGGCCGGGGAGACGCAGGAAGTAACGTTCACCATCGGCAGCGAGCAGCTGGAAATGATCGACCTAGACCTGAAGCCGGTGGTGGAGCCCGGCGAGTTCCGCATCCAGGTCGGTCCCGACTCGACGAGAGGAGAGATCGCAAGCTTGATGGTGGAAGGCTAA
- a CDS encoding alpha-L-fucosidase, giving the protein MIKQAQAIREGWQWFTESRYGMFIHFGPYAQYGRGEQVLFREHLDQAEYARKACEWNPVFFDAELWAYTARKAGMRYACLTTRHHDGYCLWDTATTDYSSAKQAPGRDLVREFTDAFRAQGLRVGLYYSWIDWRIPAYFDGPEKDPEGWETMKQYLHAQVEELVTKYGRIDHFFFDGVWPRTAEDLDSIKLVERMKSIQPDILVNNRLGLSEEEKLHADGGGGSGDSEVLGDFGSPEHVIVPDQKRLWESSQVTTWRLWGYTNGERWRPADVLLDMLCECAEKGGTVGGNLLLNVGPQPDGQLPPAFVERALKIGEWLDVHGEAIYGSDGGNLTEFITYGRQTMKDNKLYLIIRFWDGRPVLRLADLVTPVLRVTLLTTGQELSFRQEGDVLWIEGLPRERPTELFPVIRIECEERPQTNEWGVNRLWTGDPSRIADWARTRGTSVYVDGKPWTRKE; this is encoded by the coding sequence ATGATCAAGCAAGCTCAAGCCATCCGGGAAGGCTGGCAGTGGTTTACGGAAAGCCGGTATGGCATGTTTATTCATTTCGGGCCATATGCCCAATACGGGCGCGGCGAGCAGGTACTGTTCCGGGAGCATTTGGACCAGGCCGAATACGCGCGGAAGGCCTGCGAGTGGAATCCGGTGTTTTTTGACGCCGAGCTATGGGCATACACCGCGCGCAAGGCGGGGATGAGATATGCCTGCTTAACGACGCGGCATCATGACGGGTATTGCCTGTGGGATACGGCCACGACGGATTATTCCAGCGCGAAGCAGGCGCCCGGCCGGGATCTGGTGCGCGAATTTACCGATGCGTTCCGGGCCCAAGGGCTTCGGGTCGGCTTATATTATTCCTGGATCGATTGGCGGATCCCGGCTTACTTCGACGGACCGGAGAAGGATCCCGAGGGCTGGGAGACGATGAAGCAGTATTTGCATGCCCAAGTGGAAGAGTTGGTCACGAAATACGGGCGCATCGATCATTTCTTTTTTGACGGGGTCTGGCCGCGAACCGCGGAGGACCTGGACAGCATCAAGCTGGTGGAGCGGATGAAGTCGATTCAGCCGGACATCCTGGTCAACAACCGTCTTGGACTGTCCGAGGAGGAGAAGCTGCATGCGGACGGCGGCGGCGGTTCGGGCGATTCCGAGGTGCTGGGCGACTTCGGCTCGCCGGAGCATGTCATCGTCCCGGATCAGAAGCGGCTGTGGGAATCCAGCCAGGTTACCACGTGGAGGCTGTGGGGATACACGAATGGCGAACGTTGGCGTCCGGCCGACGTTCTGCTCGACATGCTGTGCGAGTGCGCGGAAAAAGGGGGTACCGTGGGCGGCAATCTGCTGCTTAACGTCGGACCGCAGCCCGACGGACAGCTTCCGCCGGCCTTCGTAGAGCGGGCGCTGAAGATCGGGGAGTGGCTGGACGTTCACGGCGAGGCCATCTACGGCTCCGACGGAGGGAACCTCACCGAGTTCATCACCTATGGGCGGCAGACAATGAAAGACAACAAGCTGTATCTCATCATCCGCTTCTGGGATGGGAGGCCGGTGCTGAGGCTGGCGGATCTGGTGACGCCGGTATTACGGGTGACGCTGCTGACAACGGGACAGGAGCTGTCGTTCCGACAGGAGGGCGACGTGCTGTGGATCGAAGGGCTGCCGCGGGAACGTCCGACCGAGCTGTTCCCGGTCATCCGCATCGAATGCGAGGAGCGGCCGCAGACCAATGAATGGGGAGTGAACCGCCTCTGGACCGGCGACCCTTCCCGGATTGCCGACTGGGCTCGAACGCGCGGAACATCCGTATACGTCGACGGCAAGCCGTGGACGAGAAAGGAGTAA
- a CDS encoding sensor histidine kinase produces MVRFHPVHRLGEAIMVTKWRQTMKLLWFKSIYPKIVAGFLLAIMPVYAAALYMNESGLASVEQEITQSLNARTNFFMRTLEQELQSTVLLMNDLSQDSDLQKLSTIAPAMSRSEYFQAINRLQGKMRLLQSSNQYVQEAKTYIPLIEKTIEQVSYEGAMPPEQMKALEEHPDRVIFEWKNKLLLGMVYPERLRNGNPPNFAIAAELSVPKMQTALLQLATGDGGAVLIGVDNSWVLTQEDGGEIGPRLAEHIDLEALTTTEFSKLPYNTKVKADGANYWVSVERSAFLNADLVVYVPEAEFLGPLGKYRMIFFGLSGFSLLVVILFSGWIYSRIHQPLQRMVRAFRNIDFDSPRVELRHKHHDEFHYLYEQFNHMVKRLQVLIHEVFEQKIRSQRSELKQLQSQINPHFLYNSFFTLHQMGEMQDYENIVRFTRHLGEYFRFITRNAADEVSLKAEVGHAKAYVDIQSIRFHNRISAYWDDIPGDWEQLDVPLLILQPLIENAYEHGLEEKEADGQIQVTMAAERHVLHIIVEDNGETLTDEKLRNLQFMIANSDVKGEITGLSNVHRRLRLKFGPAGGLAFSRSRLGGLRIDMALPKQERSGMDEEQVQNTDRG; encoded by the coding sequence ATGGTCCGTTTTCATCCTGTTCATCGGTTAGGCGAAGCGATCATGGTAACGAAGTGGAGGCAAACGATGAAGCTGCTGTGGTTCAAATCGATTTATCCCAAAATCGTGGCCGGCTTTTTGTTGGCCATTATGCCGGTTTACGCCGCTGCCCTGTACATGAACGAGTCCGGGCTTGCGAGCGTGGAGCAGGAAATTACCCAATCCTTGAATGCGAGGACTAATTTTTTCATGCGCACGCTGGAACAGGAGCTGCAATCGACGGTGCTGCTGATGAACGATTTGTCGCAGGACTCCGACCTGCAAAAGCTAAGCACCATTGCGCCCGCCATGAGCCGTTCCGAATATTTTCAGGCGATCAACCGCCTCCAGGGCAAAATGCGGCTGCTGCAAAGCTCCAATCAATACGTTCAGGAGGCCAAAACTTATATTCCGCTGATTGAGAAAACGATTGAACAGGTGTCATACGAAGGAGCCATGCCGCCGGAGCAGATGAAGGCGCTTGAGGAGCATCCCGATCGGGTCATTTTCGAATGGAAGAACAAGCTTCTGTTGGGGATGGTATACCCGGAACGATTGCGAAACGGCAATCCGCCTAATTTTGCGATTGCGGCGGAGCTCTCCGTTCCGAAAATGCAAACGGCGCTCCTACAGCTGGCCACGGGGGACGGGGGGGCCGTTCTCATCGGCGTGGACAACAGCTGGGTCCTGACTCAGGAGGATGGAGGCGAAATCGGTCCGCGGTTGGCCGAGCACATTGATTTGGAAGCGCTAACAACCACCGAATTTTCGAAGCTTCCCTACAACACGAAGGTAAAGGCGGATGGGGCCAACTATTGGGTTAGCGTGGAGCGCTCCGCCTTTTTGAATGCCGACCTGGTGGTTTATGTGCCCGAAGCCGAATTTCTGGGCCCGCTTGGAAAATACCGCATGATCTTTTTCGGGCTGTCGGGCTTCTCCCTGCTGGTGGTTATTCTGTTCTCGGGCTGGATCTACAGCCGCATTCATCAGCCGCTTCAGCGGATGGTGAGGGCATTCCGCAACATCGATTTCGACAGTCCCCGGGTGGAGCTGCGCCATAAGCATCATGACGAGTTCCACTATCTGTACGAGCAGTTTAACCATATGGTGAAGCGCCTGCAGGTGCTGATCCACGAAGTGTTTGAGCAGAAAATCCGCTCGCAGCGTTCCGAGCTGAAGCAGCTCCAATCCCAGATCAACCCTCATTTTTTATATAACAGCTTCTTTACGCTTCATCAGATGGGAGAGATGCAGGATTATGAGAATATCGTTCGTTTTACGAGGCATTTGGGGGAATATTTCAGGTTCATCACCCGCAACGCAGCCGACGAAGTTTCGTTGAAGGCGGAAGTGGGGCATGCCAAGGCTTATGTGGACATTCAGTCCATCCGTTTCCATAACCGGATATCCGCTTATTGGGATGACATCCCCGGTGATTGGGAGCAATTGGACGTTCCGCTGCTCATTCTGCAGCCCTTAATCGAAAATGCATACGAGCACGGACTTGAGGAGAAGGAAGCGGATGGGCAAATCCAAGTGACCATGGCCGCTGAACGGCATGTCCTGCATATCATCGTGGAGGATAACGGGGAGACGTTGACGGACGAAAAGCTGCGGAACCTGCAATTCATGATCGCGAATTCGGACGTAAAAGGAGAGATCACCGGTTTATCCAACGTGCATCGACGCCTTCGTTTAAAATTCGGGCCTGCGGGTGGATTGGCCTTTTCGAGAAGCCGGTTAGGCGGTTTGAGAATCGATATGGCACTGCCAAAGCAAGAAAGGAGCGGGATGGATGAAGAGCAGGTACAGAATACTGATCGTGGATGA
- a CDS encoding glycoside hydrolase, whose amino-acid sequence MRTLVFYDEHFPYEGERPSAEALERLREWAVVAGAADVAERLTEGGWDTLIHLHGSYFPKAAWAAIEGHLKAGGGLVHAGGVPFRRPVRELNGSWHAEREQLAYHQRMDIHDALAVDVSRVRELKASAEFPILQGREELFGMEPTWGLTLHPTKASDIPAEMGACGPMDAVISPLLIGVDRDRRERSAPVVMLEQHKGDYAGGRWILINQQLRASFWESKGMDVLKDLAEYAGTGVTELWLKPNYASYEPGEQMWLTIQLQTLSRTSAPAQTWQFAVSVIKEDNGETVWTGHEKSEAGMQQRDLQQLRLSVPVRLEAGLYRIVCEAESDSGERRTLTQAVWGVDRPLLQAGERLESGRDYFRRGGRTVPIVGMTYMTSDVARKFLHLPNVQRWDADMAEMKRAGINLIRTGIWTGYRMIMFADGHAAEDVMRAIDAFILTAKRHELEVTFTFFSFAPEAWEGVNPYLDPRSVEAQKRFIASIVGRHRGTTNVHWDLINEPSLFDPKRIFEGPVSIGDRFERQAWSEWLRQRHGDDLVLLQERWNMTPGELPSFESAPAPSPDDKLFNSVLQPKKWGPWIDFTLFTMDMHNRWASELIGTIRRSDPRQLVTVGQDEGICSQRPSPSFYGPAVDYTTVHSWWQNDHLAWDGIFTKTPDKPNLIQETGIMHVQRPDGIAKRTEEELRSILERKYAYSFSTGGAGAVQWIWNINYFMDNANESNIGALRADGTQKPEADVSYDFGRFMKEAAGLFDDERQLEDIAVVYPYSNDFSSRKLAYEATTRAMRALTFGMNVHPRGIGEYQLEDLKRYPAKLIIVPSAHNFDDAAFAQLLDLAREGSTILWTGPFRTDAYWGPAPHRLQQEIGETVHANVLREETLELAGEHFAVSFGERKINALAVDRPAGRLDGTLAPVTVSLESGRFIWCPLPVEMNERWEPIQALYAEAIRSAAVSPELEWLKGGELPGIYGRKLAFGQGSLYVFVSEYGASAEVEVKDPATGMVYVFELERERTVMFTTDARGQVQTVYRPEEVRIRQSQPS is encoded by the coding sequence ATGAGAACGCTGGTATTTTACGACGAGCATTTTCCTTACGAAGGCGAACGTCCGTCCGCAGAGGCACTGGAGCGATTGCGGGAATGGGCGGTGGTCGCCGGTGCCGCGGATGTGGCTGAGCGGCTGACGGAAGGCGGCTGGGACACACTGATTCATCTGCACGGGTCGTACTTCCCGAAAGCGGCTTGGGCAGCCATCGAAGGCCACCTGAAGGCCGGCGGCGGTCTGGTTCATGCCGGGGGCGTGCCTTTCCGCAGGCCGGTTCGAGAGCTGAACGGAAGCTGGCATGCCGAACGCGAGCAGCTGGCTTATCATCAGCGAATGGATATCCATGATGCGCTGGCGGTTGACGTATCGCGCGTCCGGGAGTTGAAGGCCTCCGCCGAATTTCCGATCCTGCAGGGGCGCGAGGAGCTGTTCGGCATGGAGCCGACCTGGGGCTTGACGCTGCACCCGACCAAAGCGAGCGACATTCCGGCCGAGATGGGGGCATGCGGTCCGATGGACGCCGTCATCTCACCGCTCCTGATCGGCGTGGACCGTGATCGACGCGAGCGGTCCGCACCGGTCGTCATGCTGGAGCAGCATAAGGGCGATTATGCCGGGGGGCGCTGGATTCTGATCAACCAGCAGCTGAGGGCATCGTTCTGGGAGTCTAAAGGGATGGACGTTCTGAAGGATCTGGCCGAATACGCGGGAACAGGCGTGACGGAGCTTTGGTTGAAGCCGAACTATGCCTCCTACGAGCCGGGCGAGCAGATGTGGTTGACGATCCAGCTGCAGACGCTGTCCCGGACGTCCGCTCCGGCGCAGACCTGGCAATTTGCAGTGAGTGTTATCAAGGAAGACAACGGCGAGACCGTCTGGACCGGACACGAGAAGTCGGAAGCCGGCATGCAGCAGCGGGATCTGCAGCAGCTTCGCTTGTCCGTACCCGTACGGCTCGAGGCGGGCTTGTACCGGATCGTTTGCGAAGCCGAGTCCGATTCCGGGGAGCGCCGCACCCTGACCCAGGCGGTATGGGGCGTCGATCGTCCGCTGCTGCAGGCGGGAGAGCGGCTGGAATCCGGGCGTGATTACTTCCGCCGCGGCGGGCGGACGGTTCCGATCGTTGGCATGACGTACATGACCTCCGACGTCGCGCGCAAATTCCTTCATCTGCCGAACGTGCAGCGTTGGGATGCGGATATGGCGGAGATGAAGCGGGCAGGAATCAACCTGATCCGGACGGGCATATGGACGGGTTACCGGATGATCATGTTTGCCGACGGCCATGCGGCCGAGGACGTCATGCGGGCGATCGATGCCTTTATCCTGACAGCCAAGCGGCATGAGCTGGAAGTGACGTTTACGTTCTTCTCGTTTGCGCCCGAGGCTTGGGAAGGCGTGAACCCCTACCTGGATCCGCGATCGGTGGAGGCGCAAAAGCGCTTTATCGCCTCCATCGTCGGACGTCACAGGGGCACGACCAACGTGCATTGGGACCTGATCAACGAGCCTTCGCTGTTCGATCCGAAGCGAATCTTCGAGGGGCCGGTATCGATAGGGGACCGGTTCGAGCGGCAAGCATGGTCCGAGTGGCTGCGGCAGCGCCACGGGGATGATCTGGTGCTGCTTCAGGAGCGCTGGAACATGACGCCGGGCGAGCTGCCTTCATTCGAGTCGGCGCCTGCGCCGAGTCCGGACGACAAGCTGTTCAACAGCGTGCTGCAGCCGAAGAAGTGGGGACCGTGGATCGACTTCACGTTGTTCACCATGGACATGCATAATCGGTGGGCGTCCGAGCTCATCGGCACTATTCGCCGCTCCGATCCCCGCCAGCTGGTGACGGTCGGGCAGGATGAGGGCATCTGCTCCCAGCGCCCGTCGCCTTCGTTCTACGGTCCCGCCGTCGATTACACGACGGTCCACTCCTGGTGGCAGAACGATCACCTGGCTTGGGACGGCATATTTACGAAAACGCCGGACAAGCCGAATCTGATTCAGGAGACCGGCATCATGCACGTGCAGCGTCCGGACGGCATTGCCAAGCGGACGGAGGAAGAGCTTCGCAGCATCCTGGAGCGGAAGTACGCGTATTCGTTTTCGACCGGGGGCGCGGGTGCCGTACAGTGGATATGGAATATTAACTACTTCATGGATAATGCCAACGAATCCAACATCGGGGCGCTTCGGGCGGACGGAACGCAGAAGCCCGAAGCCGATGTGTCCTATGACTTCGGGCGCTTCATGAAGGAAGCAGCCGGCCTGTTCGACGATGAACGTCAGCTGGAGGATATCGCCGTCGTTTACCCGTATTCGAATGATTTTTCCAGCCGCAAGCTGGCTTACGAAGCGACGACGAGGGCCATGCGCGCATTGACATTCGGCATGAACGTCCATCCGCGGGGTATCGGCGAATATCAGCTGGAGGACCTGAAGCGCTATCCGGCCAAGCTGATCATCGTGCCGAGCGCGCATAATTTCGACGATGCCGCGTTTGCCCAGCTCCTCGACTTGGCAAGGGAAGGGAGCACGATCTTGTGGACAGGTCCGTTTCGCACCGATGCATATTGGGGGCCGGCGCCGCATCGCCTGCAGCAGGAGATCGGTGAAACCGTCCATGCCAACGTTCTTCGAGAAGAAACGCTGGAGCTGGCGGGAGAGCATTTCGCCGTTTCGTTCGGCGAGCGGAAGATTAACGCGCTGGCGGTAGATCGTCCGGCGGGCCGGTTGGATGGGACGCTAGCACCCGTCACGGTGAGCTTGGAATCGGGACGGTTCATCTGGTGCCCGCTCCCGGTCGAGATGAACGAGCGCTGGGAGCCGATCCAGGCGCTGTATGCGGAAGCTATCCGCTCCGCAGCCGTTTCGCCTGAGCTGGAATGGCTGAAGGGAGGCGAGCTTCCGGGCATCTACGGCCGCAAGCTGGCGTTCGGACAAGGAAGTTTGTACGTCTTCGTCTCTGAGTATGGGGCAAGCGCAGAGGTCGAGGTAAAGGACCCGGCAACCGGAATGGTCTATGTCTTCGAATTGGAGCGGGAGCGGACCGTGATGTTTACGACCGATGCCAGGGGACAAGTGCAGACGGTTTACCGGCCGGAGGAGGTTCGCATCCGGCAGAGTCAACCAAGTTGA
- a CDS encoding DUF3502 domain-containing protein: MKKRKALALWLAAIFMVSVIAGCSGGGDAGGENGSASGENDGGDKLPVRYLLPGSAPQDLDAAVKAINEKLEADGLNLTYEPTYIAWDVWDQKTNLMMSTGEEFELIAIMHDTKGPTVLAGSGGIIPIDDLLDQYGTELKASMPDWIWESSKINGKTTYVPNFWADTAYNDGMFTIRTDLLEKNGLKPPTSPEELLDAAETLQKNWPQDNKNVYIKMLEEPAYFLHTTYDTYPFTVADNMIYIDQQGNVKSWFETEEFKKDVLFMNEAYKRGLIMSDLLTTPTEVINQEELAGRYLYRPGDVGLSDAILQTFPDAKLDIYYLADQPKFRSYAIRNSNGISATSPHPEAGIQFLNWVYSSQENMDLVQSGVKDVHWKDTGKNTKDYLAKNENGSPAYELPYWLLGHVEMNRYPTNTDPARLERRTTVSDDAVNSITIGFTFDPTNVASQYANCIAELKTSVYPVMHGVVKYEDAYDKMLAAMKSAGIDEVVDEYKRQFDEWRAGQS, translated from the coding sequence ATGAAAAAAAGGAAAGCGCTAGCACTATGGTTGGCTGCGATATTCATGGTATCCGTGATCGCAGGCTGCTCCGGCGGGGGCGATGCCGGCGGCGAGAACGGATCGGCGAGCGGCGAGAATGACGGCGGGGACAAGCTGCCGGTCCGGTATCTGCTTCCGGGCTCCGCGCCGCAGGATTTGGATGCGGCGGTCAAAGCGATCAACGAGAAGCTGGAGGCCGACGGACTGAACCTTACGTACGAACCGACGTACATCGCGTGGGACGTATGGGATCAGAAGACCAACCTCATGATGTCGACGGGCGAGGAATTCGAGCTGATTGCCATCATGCACGATACCAAAGGACCGACGGTGCTTGCGGGCAGCGGCGGTATCATTCCGATCGACGATCTGCTGGACCAGTATGGCACCGAGCTGAAAGCTTCCATGCCGGACTGGATCTGGGAGTCGTCGAAAATCAACGGCAAGACCACGTACGTGCCGAACTTCTGGGCGGATACCGCTTATAACGATGGCATGTTCACGATCCGCACCGATCTGCTAGAGAAAAACGGCCTGAAGCCGCCGACATCGCCGGAGGAGCTGCTCGATGCAGCCGAGACGTTGCAGAAGAACTGGCCGCAGGACAACAAGAACGTATATATTAAGATGCTGGAGGAGCCAGCCTACTTCCTGCATACGACCTACGACACCTATCCGTTTACCGTGGCCGACAACATGATTTACATCGACCAGCAGGGGAACGTGAAGTCTTGGTTCGAAACCGAGGAGTTCAAAAAAGACGTGCTGTTCATGAACGAGGCTTACAAGCGCGGGCTGATCATGAGCGATCTGCTTACGACGCCGACGGAGGTTATCAACCAAGAGGAGCTGGCAGGACGTTATCTGTACCGTCCGGGCGACGTCGGCTTGAGCGATGCCATTCTTCAAACGTTCCCGGATGCGAAGCTGGATATTTATTATTTGGCCGACCAGCCGAAATTCAGATCCTACGCGATCCGCAATTCCAACGGGATCTCGGCCACGTCTCCGCACCCGGAGGCCGGCATTCAATTTTTGAACTGGGTATACAGCAGCCAAGAGAACATGGATCTCGTTCAAAGCGGCGTGAAGGATGTGCATTGGAAGGATACCGGCAAGAATACCAAGGACTATCTGGCCAAGAACGAGAACGGTTCCCCGGCTTATGAGCTTCCGTACTGGCTGCTTGGCCACGTCGAGATGAACCGTTATCCAACGAATACGGACCCAGCGCGTCTGGAGCGCCGCACAACGGTATCGGACGACGCCGTGAACAGCATCACGATCGGCTTCACCTTCGATCCGACCAACGTTGCTTCGCAGTACGCCAACTGCATCGCCGAGCTGAAGACCAGCGTATATCCGGTCATGCACGGGGTCGTGAAATACGAGGACGCCTACGATAAAATGCTGGCCGCCATGAAGTCCGCTGGAATCGATGAGGTCGTTGATGAATACAAACGGCAATTCGATGAATGGAGAGCCGGTCAGTCGTAA